Proteins encoded by one window of Vampirovibrionales bacterium:
- a CDS encoding Rieske (2Fe-2S) protein — protein MTTGQEEPVGADVKSVNLGKASEFPNNSARNFQFGRKPAILVRNPQGELHAFIAVCTHLGCTVQFSSEKEDIWCACHGGRYDLNSGKNMSGPPPKPLTPLKVATVKGDIIVSVA, from the coding sequence ATGACGACCGGACAGGAAGAGCCCGTTGGAGCGGACGTCAAAAGCGTCAATCTGGGCAAGGCGAGTGAATTTCCCAATAATTCGGCCAGGAATTTCCAGTTTGGCCGCAAGCCCGCCATTCTGGTGCGCAACCCGCAAGGCGAGCTTCACGCGTTTATCGCCGTTTGCACGCATCTCGGCTGTACGGTTCAGTTTTCTTCGGAAAAAGAAGACATCTGGTGCGCGTGTCACGGGGGACGCTACGATCTGAATTCCGGCAAGAATATGTCGGGACCTCCCCCGAAGCCACTGACGCCGCTTAAGGTCGCCACGGTTAAAGGCGATATCATTGTCTCTGTCGCATAA